Proteins from one Niallia circulans genomic window:
- a CDS encoding PhzF family phenazine biosynthesis protein: MKIQVFVVNAFTKNKAGGNPAGVVVEGDGLSAEDMQYIATEMGLSETAFLQSSAAADYRIRYFTPAAEVDLCGHATIASFALLVQKNIINKGSFTIETKAGILPVRVEGEKVFLTQNNPEFSQQLDKKDIALSLNISETDIMDDLPIEVVSTGLKDILIPVKNNKVLQSLQPDFNKIEEISAKHQVVGYHVFTLDTDTKSNAFCRNFAPLYDINEESATGTASGALSGYLHKHRLIDPASTGLIFEQGHAMKATSEIISRFKVDSHNEIQALEVGGEGIYLSSKWIEVQY; encoded by the coding sequence ATGAAAATACAAGTATTTGTCGTAAACGCCTTTACAAAAAACAAAGCAGGAGGCAATCCTGCCGGAGTTGTAGTAGAGGGAGACGGATTGAGTGCAGAAGACATGCAGTACATCGCTACAGAAATGGGACTGTCTGAAACAGCCTTTCTTCAAAGCTCCGCAGCTGCCGATTATAGAATAAGATACTTTACACCAGCAGCAGAAGTGGATTTATGCGGTCATGCCACAATCGCAAGCTTTGCCCTTTTGGTACAAAAAAATATCATAAACAAAGGCAGCTTCACAATTGAAACAAAAGCTGGCATTCTACCAGTAAGAGTGGAAGGGGAAAAGGTGTTTCTCACACAGAATAATCCTGAATTCAGCCAACAGTTGGACAAAAAGGATATTGCCCTGTCACTTAACATTTCAGAGACAGATATTATGGATGACCTGCCAATTGAAGTTGTCTCAACAGGCCTAAAGGATATCCTGATTCCAGTCAAAAATAATAAAGTGCTGCAAAGCCTGCAGCCAGATTTTAATAAAATCGAAGAAATAAGTGCCAAGCATCAAGTCGTGGGCTACCATGTCTTTACATTAGATACTGATACAAAGTCAAATGCCTTTTGCCGTAATTTCGCACCACTCTATGATATTAACGAAGAAAGTGCAACAGGCACAGCTAGTGGAGCATTGTCAGGCTATCTACATAAACACAGATTAATAGATCCAGCCAGCACAGGACTAATATTTGAACAAGGTCATGCGATGAAAGCTACATCTGAAATTATCTCCCGTTTTAAAGTGGATAGTCATAATGAAATACAAGCTTTGGAGGTTGGGGGAGAGGGAATCTACTTATCTTCTAAGTGGATAGAAGTTCAATATTAA